Proteins from a genomic interval of Flavobacteriales bacterium:
- the ubiE gene encoding bifunctional demethylmenaquinone methyltransferase/2-methoxy-6-polyprenyl-1,4-benzoquinol methylase UbiE, translated as MFNNIAHKYDFLNRSLSMGIDIIWRKKAIAQLKEIQPKVILDVATGTGDVALEAMSLKPEKIIGVDISTGMLELGREKIAKRHLSDRIEMIEGDSENLPFEDNKFDAVTVAFGVRNFENLLKGLKEINRVLRPGGKLVVLEFSQPRKFPIKQFYWFYFNNILPLFGKMLSKDDSAYTYLPESVKAFPDGQDFLNVMKEAGFQRNTSKTLTFGISSIYTGLKA; from the coding sequence ATGTTCAACAACATCGCCCACAAGTACGACTTCCTCAATCGTTCCCTCTCAATGGGTATCGATATCATCTGGCGCAAGAAGGCCATCGCGCAGCTGAAAGAAATTCAACCCAAGGTCATCTTGGATGTGGCCACAGGCACGGGCGATGTGGCCTTGGAGGCCATGAGCCTGAAACCTGAGAAGATCATAGGCGTGGACATTTCCACAGGCATGCTGGAACTGGGCAGAGAGAAGATCGCGAAACGACATCTTTCTGACAGAATCGAAATGATCGAGGGCGATTCGGAGAATCTTCCGTTCGAGGACAATAAATTCGATGCCGTGACCGTTGCGTTCGGGGTGAGAAATTTTGAGAACCTTTTGAAAGGATTGAAGGAGATCAACCGTGTATTGCGGCCAGGAGGGAAGTTGGTGGTGCTCGAATTCTCGCAACCGCGAAAGTTTCCCATCAAACAGTTTTACTGGTTTTATTTCAATAATATTCTGCCGCTGTTCGGCAAGATGCTTTCCAAGGATGATTCGGCCTACACGTACCTGCCCGAATCGGTGAAAGCATTCCCTGACGGACAGGATTTTCTGAATGTGATGAAAGAGGCTGGTTTCCAACGCAACACTTCCAAAACGCTGACGTTTGGTATTTCCAGCATTTACACAGGACTAAAAGCCTGA